A single Candidatus Thalassolituus haligoni DNA region contains:
- a CDS encoding PAS domain S-box protein, whose amino-acid sequence MNKDSLLDINRVKAGAFDVLLEDSPLGLAVLDRDQRYLCINETLTNFNGLAADRHIGASVSEVLPKLAPVIVPMLDEVLATGKRFCNFEVKGETPSLSGKDSRWLGSYLPIFANNDATTEVIGVLVVAENMTMTRQLERTREAANVLVRRMLDSLFAFVGILSTDGVVLDSNRSPLEAAGITLDDVVGKPYWDCFWWNYDENVQQQMKQTIARAAAGETVRYDVVVRMINDTRMTIDFMMSPLLDEQGRVTHLISSAIDVSARVASEDKLKFSEERFRRVVDSTADGLVLVDSEGKINLANRRAAEMFGYSVEELLSLDVEALIPAEQAKRHVHLRASYRRLPEARTMASRRELFAVRKDGSMFPVEVGLTPLTFRNGPRTLATVMDISVQKSIQEDLIRALDEKTSLLNEVHHRVKNNLQVVSSLLSLQTRKVPEDMRRYFVESQGRIQAMALIHQLLYEQKHFDQVDVVAYANRLIDLLKRSYLSELQGIQLQVYSNPEQIHISLGVAQPFGLYINELVTNCIKHAFVDRTSGAIAIGFSSGQSGVSVTVHDDGVGIPVGIDPASSPTLGFQLIHGLVAQMNGSILLEDVPGTCFRLELPSEEVTAGMEK is encoded by the coding sequence ATGAACAAGGATTCTCTGTTGGACATTAATCGCGTCAAGGCGGGTGCATTTGACGTTCTGCTGGAAGATTCACCGCTAGGTCTGGCCGTTCTGGATCGTGATCAGCGTTACCTCTGCATTAACGAAACCCTGACCAACTTTAACGGCCTCGCTGCTGACCGCCATATTGGCGCCAGTGTCAGCGAAGTACTGCCCAAGCTGGCGCCAGTGATTGTGCCCATGCTGGATGAGGTGCTGGCAACGGGTAAACGGTTTTGTAACTTTGAAGTCAAGGGCGAAACACCATCGTTGTCAGGCAAGGACTCCCGCTGGCTCGGTTCCTATTTACCTATATTCGCCAATAACGATGCGACAACGGAAGTGATTGGCGTACTGGTCGTGGCGGAAAACATGACCATGACGCGGCAGCTTGAACGAACCAGAGAAGCCGCCAATGTCCTGGTGCGGAGGATGCTCGACAGCCTGTTTGCCTTTGTCGGTATTCTCTCTACTGATGGGGTGGTGCTGGATTCCAATCGCTCACCGCTGGAAGCTGCTGGCATTACCCTGGATGACGTGGTGGGGAAGCCATACTGGGATTGTTTCTGGTGGAATTATGACGAAAATGTCCAGCAGCAGATGAAGCAGACAATCGCACGGGCGGCTGCCGGAGAAACGGTGCGTTATGATGTCGTGGTACGGATGATCAACGATACCCGTATGACCATCGACTTTATGATGTCACCGCTGCTGGACGAGCAAGGCAGGGTCACACATCTGATTTCTTCAGCGATCGACGTCTCGGCGCGGGTCGCCAGCGAAGACAAACTCAAATTCAGCGAAGAACGTTTTCGACGGGTCGTCGACAGTACCGCTGATGGTCTGGTACTGGTGGATAGCGAAGGTAAAATCAACCTCGCTAACCGGCGGGCGGCAGAAATGTTTGGATACAGTGTGGAAGAACTGCTGTCACTGGATGTCGAGGCGCTGATTCCGGCAGAACAGGCTAAGCGCCACGTGCATTTGCGCGCCAGCTATCGTCGCTTGCCGGAGGCACGCACCATGGCCTCACGACGTGAACTGTTTGCGGTGCGCAAGGATGGCTCAATGTTCCCTGTGGAGGTAGGGCTGACACCGCTGACATTCAGAAATGGGCCAAGGACACTGGCCACGGTGATGGACATCTCGGTGCAAAAATCGATTCAGGAAGATCTGATACGGGCGCTGGATGAAAAAACCTCATTGCTTAACGAAGTACATCATCGGGTTAAAAATAACCTCCAGGTAGTGTCCAGTCTGCTCAGTCTGCAAACCCGCAAAGTGCCAGAAGACATGCGCCGCTACTTTGTCGAAAGCCAGGGGCGGATTCAGGCAATGGCGCTGATTCACCAACTGCTCTACGAACAGAAACACTTCGACCAGGTCGATGTTGTGGCTTACGCCAATCGGCTGATTGATTTGCTGAAACGCAGTTATCTGTCAGAGCTGCAGGGCATTCAGTTGCAGGTGTATTCGAATCCGGAACAGATTCATATTTCTTTGGGGGTTGCCCAGCCGTTTGGACTCTACATCAACGAGTTGGTGACCAATTGCATCAAGCATGCGTTTGTTGATCGCACGAGTGGTGCCATCGCGATTGGCTTCTCTTCTGGACAATCTGGAGTGTCGGTGACCGTGCATGACGACGGGGTCGGTATTCCTGTCGGGATAGATCCAGCAAGCAGTCCGACCTTGGGCTTTCAATTGATACACGGGTTAGTGGCTCAGATGAATGGCTCGATTCTTCTTGAAGACGTGCCAGGCACTTGCTTTCGACTTGAATTACCGAGTGAAGAAGTGACAGCAGGAATGGAAAAATGA
- a CDS encoding EAL domain-containing protein gives MKPQRILIVEDERITALDLRMTLIDLGHDAIAIASSGEEALELVAQQRPDLVLMDIHLAGNLLGTEAALLIHEQFGTPVVFLTAYTDSETMSRAIASLPYGYLVKPFERREIDAAIQVAVARYLADEEIRISAERLHLALETAHMKVWEWHPELSQALAEPEARSDKHGYRMNIEELLSVVHPDDLDNFRVQLGLKSRLSQLLRLAASVGGEYRWTRLLASVVRGPDQELFMIGILHDVHEEYLAQALLNQANVVFQSSSEGLLVTDADFNVLRMNPAFTKMTGFGDDLLGQQPGPLIYARRHHDRMPVDALPKRQDWSGEIACRRKNGDIFPAWEHISSVLDEQGQVTGYIINIADISELRRAEQGIIRMAFVDSLTGLGNRVRLERLLEQRVRERKPDERLGLLYLDLDGFKRVNDTLGHAEGDKLLQTVAQRLVGVLREEDLVARMGGDEFVIMLCGDSSQQSLQTVAGKVLSAVAEPVTLSRERVHISASAGLVLSTDSQRTAEELLRAADTAMFEAKKLGKNRYCFYDFAMDQEYRQRLKIETDLRQALQQNQFLIGYQPLLSASDGRVCGAEALLRWEHPELGLLLPDRFIPAAEQSELIIEIGIWVLEECCRTLAQWHATGLRGMRLSVNISSRQMADDQFPDIVADMLRRYQLPADQLELEMTETALQTSAPLLPQLERIRRLGVHLAIDDFGTGYSSLGRLKDLPFDRVKIDRSFVRDLPGNPNDVEICKAIMALCRVLHLDVTAEGVETLDQKEMLREMGCECLQGFLYSPALPLDEFLHWQDARQLDGREVIPMSAQGL, from the coding sequence ATGAAGCCACAGCGTATCCTGATTGTTGAAGATGAACGTATTACCGCGCTGGACTTGCGCATGACTCTGATCGACCTGGGTCACGATGCCATTGCGATTGCCAGTAGTGGCGAAGAGGCGCTGGAGTTGGTAGCACAGCAGCGACCCGACTTGGTGTTAATGGATATTCATCTGGCGGGCAATTTGTTGGGCACGGAAGCCGCCTTGCTGATACACGAACAGTTTGGCACTCCGGTGGTGTTCCTGACGGCTTATACCGACAGCGAGACGATGAGCCGTGCCATTGCCAGCTTGCCTTATGGCTATCTGGTCAAGCCGTTTGAACGACGTGAAATTGACGCGGCAATCCAGGTGGCTGTTGCCCGCTATCTGGCCGATGAGGAAATCCGGATTTCTGCGGAACGCTTACATCTGGCGCTGGAAACAGCCCATATGAAAGTGTGGGAGTGGCACCCGGAATTGTCTCAGGCCTTGGCGGAGCCAGAGGCCCGGTCAGACAAGCACGGATACCGCATGAATATTGAAGAATTGCTCTCCGTCGTACACCCCGATGATCTGGACAATTTCCGGGTACAGCTGGGACTAAAAAGTCGCTTGTCGCAGTTGCTGCGGTTGGCAGCTTCGGTGGGAGGGGAATACCGCTGGACTCGCTTGCTGGCCAGTGTGGTCAGAGGACCTGACCAAGAGTTGTTTATGATCGGTATTCTCCATGATGTGCATGAAGAGTACCTGGCCCAGGCGCTGTTGAATCAGGCCAATGTGGTGTTTCAGTCATCCTCCGAAGGCTTGCTGGTGACCGACGCTGACTTTAACGTCCTGAGAATGAATCCGGCCTTTACAAAAATGACCGGCTTTGGCGACGATCTGCTGGGGCAGCAGCCAGGGCCACTGATTTACGCGCGGCGTCATCATGACCGGATGCCGGTCGATGCCTTGCCAAAACGGCAGGACTGGAGTGGTGAAATCGCCTGTCGGCGCAAAAATGGCGATATCTTCCCCGCTTGGGAGCACATCAGCTCAGTACTGGATGAACAAGGCCAGGTGACAGGCTATATCATTAATATTGCGGATATTTCTGAATTACGGCGAGCTGAGCAGGGCATCATCCGCATGGCCTTTGTCGACTCTCTGACCGGTTTGGGTAATCGGGTACGGCTGGAACGATTACTTGAACAACGGGTTCGGGAGCGAAAACCCGATGAGCGACTCGGTTTACTCTATCTGGATCTTGATGGCTTCAAACGGGTTAACGATACACTGGGTCATGCCGAAGGTGACAAGCTGCTGCAAACGGTCGCCCAGCGGTTGGTGGGGGTGTTGCGTGAAGAAGATCTTGTAGCACGTATGGGCGGGGATGAATTTGTCATCATGCTGTGCGGCGACAGCAGCCAGCAGTCGTTACAGACGGTAGCTGGTAAGGTTTTAAGTGCTGTGGCGGAGCCAGTCACCCTGAGCCGTGAGCGGGTGCACATCAGTGCCAGTGCCGGTCTGGTGTTGTCGACAGACTCCCAGCGCACAGCGGAGGAGCTGTTAAGGGCCGCAGATACGGCCATGTTCGAAGCCAAAAAACTGGGTAAGAATCGTTACTGCTTTTATGATTTCGCCATGGATCAGGAATATCGGCAACGCCTTAAAATAGAAACGGATCTGCGTCAGGCCTTGCAACAGAACCAGTTTCTGATTGGGTATCAGCCGTTGTTGTCGGCCAGCGATGGGCGGGTGTGTGGGGCCGAAGCTCTATTACGTTGGGAGCATCCAGAACTGGGCTTGTTGTTGCCGGATCGCTTTATTCCTGCGGCAGAGCAAAGTGAGCTGATCATTGAAATAGGCATCTGGGTGCTGGAAGAGTGTTGTCGCACACTGGCGCAGTGGCATGCAACCGGTCTCAGGGGAATGCGTCTGTCGGTCAATATATCGTCACGACAAATGGCAGATGACCAGTTTCCAGATATCGTTGCCGATATGCTCAGGCGTTACCAATTGCCAGCAGACCAGCTGGAATTGGAAATGACCGAAACCGCCTTGCAAACCAGTGCGCCATTATTGCCACAGCTTGAACGTATCCGCCGACTGGGAGTGCATCTGGCCATTGATGATTTTGGTACTGGTTATTCATCGCTTGGGCGCTTGAAAGATTTGCCCTTTGATCGAGTCAAGATTGATCGCAGCTTTGTCCGGGACTTGCCCGGTAATCCCAATGATGTCGAAATCTGCAAGGCAATCATGGCCTTGTGTCGGGTACTGCATCTGGATGTGACAGCCGAAGGCGTGGAAACACTGGATCAGAAGGAGATGCTCCGGGAAATGGGGTGTGAATGCCTGCAAGGGTTTCTTTACAGTCCTGCCTTACCGCTGGACGAGTTTTTACATTGGCAGGATGCTCGCCAACTGGATGGCAGGGAGGTCATTCCAATGAGTGCTCAGGGCCTTTAA
- a CDS encoding SHOCT domain-containing protein, protein MSNLTEYGQGIVNDLGSRYGLSSDAVICMIQAVINGNGTMAQFYCPELGGGGQWMRGGMTMVGDMFNNGLKNTVNNLCSEIASILAGGQMIFQAPAASASGKGGFQSNNWWPSELGSPSSSGAQNNIRYAIFPHCHRLALDSNGQVSVYDTQQHQIGGVSQQQGGGSSLTFSSQFGTVYLTSLPIVSGHNPFLDQSSASSPASNTSNRAPEPVQSAPAQPQNNGGNRDDVFAAIEKLASLRDMGILSEQEFSNKKSELLQRL, encoded by the coding sequence ATGAGCAATTTAACAGAGTATGGTCAGGGTATTGTTAATGACTTGGGTAGTCGGTATGGACTGTCCAGTGACGCGGTAATTTGCATGATTCAGGCTGTTATTAACGGTAACGGCACCATGGCGCAATTTTATTGCCCGGAACTGGGCGGTGGTGGCCAATGGATGCGTGGCGGCATGACCATGGTTGGCGATATGTTTAACAATGGGTTGAAAAATACGGTCAACAATCTGTGCAGTGAAATCGCGTCGATTCTTGCCGGTGGCCAGATGATATTTCAAGCGCCAGCTGCCAGTGCATCCGGGAAGGGTGGTTTTCAGTCCAACAACTGGTGGCCGTCAGAGCTGGGTAGCCCCTCATCGTCGGGTGCTCAAAATAATATTCGTTACGCTATTTTCCCGCATTGTCATCGATTGGCGCTCGACTCCAATGGACAAGTCAGTGTTTACGATACCCAGCAACACCAGATTGGTGGTGTTAGCCAGCAGCAGGGTGGTGGTAGTTCGCTAACGTTCAGCAGCCAGTTTGGTACAGTGTATCTGACCAGTCTGCCGATTGTTTCTGGTCATAATCCTTTTCTTGACCAATCCTCTGCTTCTTCACCAGCGTCCAATACCAGTAATCGTGCGCCAGAACCCGTTCAGTCGGCACCGGCACAACCGCAAAACAATGGCGGCAATCGTGATGATGTCTTTGCTGCGATCGAAAAACTCGCCAGCCTGAGAGATATGGGGATTTTGTCAGAGCAGGAATTTTCCAACAAAAAATCCGAGCTGCTGCAGCGCCTTTAA
- a CDS encoding DUF4124 domain-containing protein: protein MNLVWIALLLSCLMGSQVIAQVYQWVDSDGRSHFSDRAPSGRNTENPAEQAFVSQSKHPASHSSIVLEGISSRDYLHLRKLLRARQFGVLNDRLEQYQRTLDEDIRSESHLAAVYQVFDLGKPGMEHYFNDWVRTYASLEYPYLARATYLTGLGWDIYHQSTANRSPEQTDAMRRYFYASLTDIDAALRVNPRSGLAYSLLIGAAVALGDDSQHQVYLQHALEVVPESLLVARTELSFLTPRWGGSKARMQAFANRIMVNKASNPALAILPGYVQALLAEAQLGRRQYVAAEAGFSRALAYGNVAGFYRQRAEARLALKDYPEALDDFAQALQLHSADADSYLGRAQIYGDLRQYRNAAAELAYATEIDPESAKLRLYRTQLVTSLTGLGLRARESGHPDESLDYLGKALMLDPADGPASYQRAVTWLGMGKLANAESDAEVALASPNASPEWFVLMDNLLTRRQRWDDMVALWDGYISRFGETQDALLARANAYFAKQEYQAAMADASKAAELGAPTAAGLISKVEPFLDKP, encoded by the coding sequence ATGAACCTTGTCTGGATTGCACTGTTATTGTCGTGCCTGATGGGGTCTCAGGTGATTGCTCAGGTCTACCAATGGGTCGACAGTGATGGCCGCAGCCACTTTTCTGATCGTGCTCCTTCCGGACGTAATACCGAAAACCCGGCAGAACAGGCTTTTGTCAGCCAGAGCAAGCATCCTGCCTCCCACTCGTCGATTGTTCTGGAAGGTATCTCCAGTCGCGATTATCTGCATTTACGCAAGTTGTTGCGGGCACGCCAGTTTGGTGTGCTGAATGACCGCCTGGAGCAATATCAGCGGACGCTGGATGAGGATATCCGTTCTGAGTCGCACTTGGCAGCTGTCTATCAAGTGTTCGATTTGGGTAAACCCGGCATGGAACATTACTTCAATGACTGGGTGCGCACCTATGCCAGCCTGGAGTATCCGTATCTTGCCCGTGCCACCTACCTGACCGGGCTGGGTTGGGATATTTACCACCAGTCAACTGCCAATCGCTCGCCTGAACAAACTGACGCCATGCGGCGCTATTTTTATGCCTCCCTGACCGATATTGATGCCGCTTTGCGAGTGAATCCGCGTTCGGGACTGGCCTACAGTTTACTGATCGGTGCGGCGGTGGCCCTGGGAGATGATTCCCAGCATCAGGTTTACCTGCAGCATGCGCTGGAGGTTGTGCCTGAATCGCTGCTGGTAGCACGAACAGAACTGAGTTTTCTAACACCCCGCTGGGGTGGTTCGAAAGCCAGAATGCAGGCCTTTGCCAACAGGATTATGGTGAATAAGGCCAGTAATCCGGCACTGGCGATATTGCCCGGATATGTACAGGCCTTACTGGCTGAGGCCCAGCTTGGGCGTCGCCAGTATGTAGCGGCGGAAGCTGGATTCAGCCGCGCCCTGGCTTATGGCAATGTTGCCGGTTTTTATCGTCAGCGCGCAGAAGCGCGGTTGGCATTGAAAGACTATCCTGAGGCACTGGATGATTTTGCTCAGGCGCTGCAACTGCATTCTGCCGATGCCGACAGTTATCTGGGTCGCGCACAGATCTATGGTGATTTGCGGCAATATCGTAATGCGGCGGCAGAACTGGCTTATGCCACGGAAATTGATCCAGAATCAGCCAAACTTCGTCTTTATCGTACCCAGCTGGTCACTAGTCTGACTGGCTTGGGCTTACGCGCCCGAGAGAGTGGTCATCCAGATGAGTCTCTGGACTATCTTGGCAAAGCCTTGATGCTGGATCCTGCGGATGGTCCGGCCAGTTATCAGCGGGCAGTCACCTGGCTGGGAATGGGAAAACTGGCCAATGCCGAAAGTGATGCGGAGGTGGCGCTGGCATCACCCAATGCCAGTCCCGAGTGGTTTGTACTGATGGATAATCTGCTTACCCGCCGGCAGCGTTGGGACGACATGGTGGCCCTCTGGGATGGTTACATCTCCCGTTTTGGTGAAACCCAGGATGCCTTGCTGGCACGGGCCAATGCCTATTTTGCCAAGCAGGAATACCAGGCGGCGATGGCTGATGCCAGTAAGGCCGCAGAATTGGGTGCCCCCACCGCCGCCGGTCTGATCAGCAAGGTTGAGCCTTTTCTCGATAAACCCTGA
- the hrpB gene encoding ATP-dependent helicase HrpB, giving the protein MNPCRPAFPVDTQLASITAQLATHQTLLLTAEPGAGKTTRVPLALRAAPWLAGQQIIMLEPRRLAARNAAVFMASQLGEAAGEQVGYRVRLDSKESARTRILIVTEGILTRMLQDDPELAGVGLVIFDEFHERHLNSDLALALAHQCQQLLRPDLKLLIMSATLDTDELSQRLQAPLLHCPGQGFPVTLDYRPPQSANESLSQHASRVIHEALRRSDGHLLVFLPGVADIRRLGDELERRYPQNDSLDSLKVMPIQILPLHGQLSEQQQKQALADLPAGQRKIILATNIAESSLTLNGVTCVVDSGLERRMEFSPTNGLSELKTRPISQASATQRMGRAGRQQSGHCYRLWPESTHQQRPPHIEAELLNADLAPLLLELLLWGAEVDELLWLDSPPTAALNQARSLLHGLGYLSSPDSNVLSEHGQQCARLGIEPRWASALVAAQQQGQARPAAELIALLQQWPHQQRRSDDVERLWNASRSTPLWQQRVAPLAQRWLKCLPVGTTRATSGAPVALARWALLAFPERLARCRSNSSAPGTGNTHNALRYLMASGSGAELHPNSDLIGSPWLVILDLSGAGNHLIRLAIAIDESELAATLAANPHWLSQHTVVQWQSQGNLLAEEQSRIGELIWRRRKLDTLGSQQWQQVWRDYFNSAASSAVKVQQRLASLNWNAEATQLRQRLLLLHNHDQCQSTTGGWPDVSDQGLLARLDDWLLPYLDGCRNERQLQQLNLVTLLTSLLDWPQQQQLEQLAPTHWQVASGSRIRIDYTETPPVLAVKLQEMFGYPQQPAVLSGRLALKIQLLSPGQKPLQVTQDLPHFWRHGYAEVRKEMRGRYPKHPWPEDPLSAEATALTKAALARRLAKSS; this is encoded by the coding sequence ATGAATCCTTGCCGACCCGCATTTCCTGTCGATACTCAGCTTGCCAGCATTACGGCACAACTGGCAACCCACCAGACCTTACTGCTGACTGCTGAACCCGGTGCCGGTAAAACAACCCGCGTACCGCTAGCGCTGCGAGCAGCACCCTGGCTCGCCGGACAGCAGATTATCATGCTCGAACCTCGTCGTCTGGCCGCCCGCAATGCCGCTGTGTTTATGGCCAGCCAGCTGGGAGAAGCCGCAGGCGAACAGGTAGGCTACCGGGTTCGGCTCGACAGCAAGGAATCTGCCCGTACCCGGATATTGATTGTGACCGAGGGTATTCTGACTCGGATGCTGCAAGACGATCCCGAATTGGCAGGCGTTGGCCTGGTCATTTTTGACGAATTCCATGAGCGGCACCTGAATAGCGATCTGGCACTGGCACTGGCGCATCAATGCCAGCAGCTGCTACGACCAGATCTGAAACTGCTAATCATGTCAGCCACGCTGGACACCGATGAGCTGTCGCAGCGGCTGCAAGCACCCCTGCTCCACTGCCCTGGCCAGGGCTTTCCGGTAACGCTGGATTACCGGCCACCACAATCGGCCAACGAGTCACTCAGCCAGCATGCCAGCCGGGTGATTCATGAAGCACTGCGACGCAGTGACGGCCACCTGCTGGTGTTTTTGCCCGGCGTGGCCGACATCCGGCGTCTCGGCGATGAACTGGAACGACGTTACCCACAGAACGATTCCCTGGATTCCCTTAAGGTAATGCCGATTCAAATACTGCCACTGCATGGACAGCTCAGTGAGCAGCAACAAAAACAGGCCCTGGCAGATTTGCCCGCAGGCCAGCGCAAAATAATACTGGCCACCAATATTGCCGAAAGCTCATTAACCCTTAACGGCGTCACCTGCGTGGTTGACAGTGGCCTTGAACGACGTATGGAGTTCAGCCCGACCAACGGTCTCAGTGAATTAAAAACCCGCCCGATCAGCCAGGCATCCGCGACCCAACGCATGGGGCGCGCGGGTCGGCAGCAGTCTGGCCATTGTTACCGGCTATGGCCGGAAAGCACGCACCAGCAGCGCCCACCCCATATTGAAGCGGAGCTGCTGAATGCCGATCTGGCACCGCTGTTACTGGAACTGTTGTTATGGGGCGCCGAGGTCGATGAGTTACTCTGGCTCGATTCGCCTCCAACGGCGGCACTCAATCAGGCCCGCAGTCTGCTTCATGGTCTGGGTTACCTCTCATCCCCCGACAGTAACGTCCTGTCTGAGCATGGCCAACAATGCGCCCGTCTCGGTATTGAACCCCGTTGGGCCTCCGCCCTGGTGGCAGCCCAACAACAAGGGCAAGCTCGCCCGGCTGCGGAATTGATCGCGTTATTACAGCAATGGCCCCACCAGCAGCGCCGCAGTGACGATGTCGAGCGACTGTGGAATGCCAGCCGTTCGACGCCGTTGTGGCAACAACGGGTCGCCCCTCTGGCTCAGCGCTGGCTCAAGTGCTTGCCCGTCGGCACAACCCGAGCTACCAGTGGCGCACCGGTGGCATTGGCTCGCTGGGCCTTGCTGGCCTTCCCTGAACGATTGGCCCGCTGCCGCTCCAACAGCAGTGCACCAGGCACTGGCAATACCCACAATGCCTTACGCTATCTGATGGCCAGCGGCAGCGGTGCGGAACTGCACCCGAATTCCGACCTGATCGGCAGCCCTTGGCTGGTGATTCTGGATCTGTCGGGCGCGGGCAACCATCTGATTCGTCTCGCCATTGCCATTGATGAGTCTGAACTGGCGGCCACTCTGGCAGCCAATCCGCATTGGCTGTCACAGCACACGGTGGTGCAATGGCAGTCACAAGGCAACTTACTGGCGGAAGAACAAAGTCGGATTGGTGAATTGATTTGGCGTCGTCGCAAGCTGGACACGCTCGGCAGCCAACAATGGCAACAGGTCTGGCGTGACTATTTTAATTCGGCGGCCAGCTCCGCAGTCAAGGTTCAGCAGCGGCTGGCCAGCCTCAACTGGAATGCGGAAGCCACACAGTTACGGCAGCGGCTATTACTTTTGCACAATCATGACCAGTGCCAGAGCACTACGGGAGGCTGGCCGGATGTCTCCGACCAGGGCTTGCTCGCACGTCTGGATGACTGGCTGTTACCCTATCTGGATGGCTGTCGTAATGAACGGCAACTGCAGCAACTCAATTTGGTGACCCTGCTGACCAGCCTGCTCGACTGGCCGCAACAACAACAGCTGGAACAACTGGCTCCGACCCATTGGCAGGTTGCCAGTGGCTCCCGTATTCGTATTGATTACACGGAGACACCGCCAGTACTGGCGGTCAAACTGCAGGAAATGTTCGGTTACCCGCAACAGCCTGCGGTACTGTCAGGGCGTCTGGCGCTGAAAATCCAGCTATTATCACCGGGCCAAAAACCTCTGCAGGTGACTCAGGATCTACCCCATTTTTGGCGTCATGGTTATGCCGAGGTGCGCAAGGAAATGCGTGGCCGTTACCCCAAGCACCCCTGGCCGGAAGACCCGCTCAGTGCCGAGGCAACCGCGTTGACCAAAGCGGCACTGGCCCGGCGTTTGGCAAAATCATCTTGA
- a CDS encoding tRNA (uracil-5-)-methyltransferase, whose amino-acid sequence MANDTVVDFASASEKHRHERSHRDKEARVESIRERFEQALPNRKTPVKDYLRKKRAKKKR is encoded by the coding sequence ATGGCAAACGACACTGTGGTGGATTTTGCGTCAGCCAGCGAAAAACATCGTCATGAGCGTTCCCACCGTGACAAGGAAGCCAGGGTGGAATCGATCCGTGAACGTTTTGAACAGGCGTTACCGAATCGTAAAACACCGGTTAAGGATTATTTACGTAAAAAGCGAGCAAAGAAAAAGCGCTGA
- a CDS encoding sulfurtransferase TusA family protein, whose product MLLHNLVNDAALGDCIEVLATDPSTRRDFTRFCGFLEQEMLLQEELDGVYRFVIRKRSDTV is encoded by the coding sequence ATGCTGCTGCACAATCTGGTTAACGATGCCGCATTGGGGGATTGTATCGAGGTACTGGCAACAGATCCTTCGACGCGCCGGGATTTCACCCGTTTTTGCGGTTTTCTGGAACAGGAAATGCTGTTGCAGGAAGAGCTTGATGGGGTTTACCGGTTTGTGATTCGCAAGCGTTCAGACACGGTTTAA
- a CDS encoding PQQ-dependent sugar dehydrogenase, producing MSVAHSLMAATLLCWLTCSLSSSAIAMASPAGKPVLHPLSSLTAVHSQQGNFIPEVVISGLENPWAVAFINNDKLLITERPGRLRIASHAYLNDDSPFLLSPPITGLPDIWTGGQGGLLDVAWHDDWVYFSYAEAGDLLTNSTAVMRAKLIDNGNRSYRLTRQQLLFRQAPKYLSRAHFGSRLVFDQQGYLYITLGERFFPRNDAQNLENHLGKVIRLKADGTVPHDNPFVGQRGAMPEIWSYGHRNPQGAAINPATGELWIHEHGPKGGDEINLIKPGHNYGWPVITYGEEYIGGSIGEGTHKDGMDQPLYYWVPSIAPSGMAFYTGSAFPEWQGDLFVGSLKFHQLVRLELEGNKVVAEERINIPDLDQRIRDVVQGPDGLLYLVTDDADGKIIRLKPAP from the coding sequence ATGTCTGTTGCTCATTCATTGATGGCCGCGACCCTGCTGTGCTGGCTGACTTGCAGTCTTTCCAGCAGCGCCATAGCCATGGCCAGCCCGGCAGGAAAACCGGTTTTACATCCTCTGTCTTCACTCACAGCCGTACATTCCCAACAGGGTAACTTCATTCCTGAAGTGGTTATTTCCGGGTTGGAAAACCCCTGGGCCGTCGCCTTTATTAACAACGACAAACTGCTGATTACCGAACGTCCCGGTCGCCTGCGTATCGCCAGCCACGCCTACCTGAACGACGACTCACCGTTTTTGCTCAGCCCGCCCATTACCGGTTTACCCGACATCTGGACCGGAGGTCAGGGGGGGTTGCTGGATGTCGCCTGGCATGATGACTGGGTCTATTTCAGCTACGCCGAAGCGGGCGACCTGCTGACCAATTCGACCGCCGTGATGCGCGCCAAACTCATCGACAATGGCAACCGCAGCTACCGACTGACGCGGCAACAATTACTGTTCCGGCAAGCCCCGAAGTATCTGTCACGCGCCCACTTTGGCTCACGTCTGGTATTTGACCAACAGGGTTACCTCTATATCACGCTCGGCGAGCGCTTTTTTCCGCGCAACGATGCCCAAAACCTGGAGAACCACCTCGGCAAGGTCATACGACTGAAAGCCGACGGTACCGTACCCCATGACAACCCCTTTGTTGGCCAACGAGGGGCAATGCCGGAAATCTGGAGTTATGGCCACCGCAATCCTCAGGGCGCCGCCATCAACCCGGCCACCGGTGAACTCTGGATACACGAACACGGCCCCAAAGGCGGCGATGAAATCAACCTGATCAAACCCGGACACAACTATGGCTGGCCAGTAATCACCTATGGTGAGGAATACATTGGTGGCAGCATTGGCGAGGGAACACACAAGGACGGCATGGATCAGCCATTGTATTACTGGGTGCCTTCGATCGCGCCATCCGGCATGGCCTTTTATACCGGATCGGCCTTTCCTGAATGGCAAGGCGACCTGTTTGTCGGCTCCTTAAAATTCCACCAACTGGTCAGGCTGGAGCTGGAAGGTAACAAGGTGGTCGCCGAAGAACGGATCAACATTCCCGACCTGGATCAGCGTATACGCGACGTAGTACAAGGACCGGATGGCCTGCTGTATCTGGTAACCGATGATGCCGATGGCAAGATTATCCGCCTGAAACCGGCACCTTGA